Within Pseudomonas cichorii, the genomic segment CGGATATCTTCACGCTCCGGCTGTTTGACCAGAGCATCACGCAGGATGCCCAATGCCTCGCTGAACCGTCCATAGGCGATATAGATGCTGACGCCATCCAGCGCATCCGGGGCGGCGCCCGCAAGACGTGGCGCAACAGGTGCCTTGATCGCCGGCGCAGGAGCAGCAACCGGTTGCGGCTCGGCAATGGTCGGCACCTCGAAGACCGGGAGGATGGTCGACTGGGCGGGTTTGATCAGCGGCTCTTCCGGTGCCACGATGGGCTCCAGGTCTTTCCTGGCCTGATGACGGCGTTTTGAATAGGCAAATGCCAGCAGGAGCAGGACGATAACGACCGCCCCCAGCAACAGAGGCCAACTGATGAAGGAATCGCTCTGCACGGGTTGCGCTGCCACAGGTACGGGCGCAGCCGGAGCAACAGCCGGATTGGCCGCTGGTCTGGTCTGGACCTGTGCCAGTTCAGTGCGCAGGGCCGTGATCTGTTTGTCCTTGCCTGCCAACTGTGCTTGCAGTTCCTGGGTCGTGACCTTGAGGTCTTCCACGGCCCTGTTCAACTGCTGACTCTCAATGGCTGCCGCGGCCAGTTGATCGGCAGTCCGCTGGGCCTCGACAGCCTGGGCGTCGGTCGGTGCGGTCTTTGCCACCGGGGCGGCTGCGGCGCCAGTCGGCACTGCCGCAGCATCCGGCAGCAGCAACACCTGACCGACCTTCAAGGCAGCGTTCGCGCCACTGGCAAAGGTCTGCGGATTGAGTGCGCGGATCCCCTCGGCCAACTGGCTTGCAGACACCTTGCCCTGAGGCTCTTGAACCTGCCGGGCGATGCCATTGAGCGTATCGCCTTCGGCCACGGTGTAACGTTTGCCTTCCCGGGCAGCAGGTGGCGCAACCGGCATGCGCGTCTCGGGCGCTGGCTGGGCGGCGCGTTCCTGTTTCCGGCTGCGGATCGCGGCCTGCCCTTCAGGCGTAGTAGCCGGGTCGAGCAGCAAGGTATAAGTGCGCAACTGATCGCCGTTGGGTCTGGCCAGTTGCACCATGAAGTTCAGGTAGGGTTCGGTGACAGGCTTGCTCGATACCACGCGAATCACGCCGCGATTACCACGAATGACCGGGGTAAAGCGCAGGTCATTGAGGAAGAACGAGCGTTCGACATCGGCCTTGGCGAAGGCTTCGGCCGAGGCCAGCTTGGCAACGACATCTTCAGGTCCCAGGCCGCCGGTTTCCAGCAGCGCGATCTCGGCATCGAGTGGCTGGTTCAAGGCCGAATGCAGAGTGATATCGCCCAGCCCCAGAGCCGAAGCGAGTGTCGAATAACACAGCGACGACACGACCAGAGAGGCAGCCAGCAGGCTCTTGTGAACACTGGTTGCAACCTTGCGCTGCGTGCCACCGGCACTCTCGAAAACAGCCTGAGAACTCTTCAGCATGCGAACCCTTATGGAAAGCTTGGCGTAATCGGTAATGGACTTCACTGTCCGTCAGCAGTATGAGCGAGAACCCGTGGCCTCGCCTCAGGATCTTTCCAGATTGGCCAGAATCCGTGCGTGCACGCTCATGCACACTCGCAGCTCTTCTTCGCTCACCCCTTCGAACAGCTCGATACGCAACGCATTGGCGATGGTTTCGATCTTCTCGATCAGGGGACGTGCCGCATCACTGAGGACGATTTTCTTGGCGCGGCGGTCTTCGAGAACAGCCTGACGCTGCACCAGTTGCTGAGCTTCAAGGCTGTCGAGCAGACGCGCCAGGGTCGGGCCTTCGACGCCGATGCTCTGGGCCAGTTCGCGCTGGGTCGGCGGCTCTTCATGACGCGCCAGATGCAGCAGGACCAGCCAGCGCGCCTGGGACAGCCCCAGGTCGGCGAGGCGGCGGTCCAGTTCGGCGCGCCAGCCTCGGGTGAGATGCGCCAGTTGCATCCCGAAACGATGTTCATCAGTCAGCGGCATAAAAAACTCATATCTAAAACTAATTATTAGCGAGCTAATCATGCTCCAGATATTCAGGCAAGCATGACACTGTGATGTTTCATCGTGAGCGTTACATCTCGAATTCGGACTGCAAGGCTGCCCTTACGCAATACAGGACACCTTCGGGGACTCGTCCGGTGAACATCCCGGCGATTTCCGCAACGGCAGGCAGTTCGCCTTCGCCATCGAGGAAGGCATCCTGAACTTCGCCCAGCAGGTCTTCGGGCAGATCCAGAGCCTGTTCCAGTGACAACTGCTGCTTGCCGATGGCTTCGGCGAGCATGGTGTAGACGTTCTTTTCCGAGCACTGCAATTGCCCGGCGATCTGCGCGGGAGTCATGCCGGCGCGAGCCAGGCTGATCAGTTCGTGACGCACATCAGCCACCACGCGAGGCGCTTCTGCCGCCCCGCCCAGCACTTCAAGAAACGCTTCGCCATAACGCTCCAGCTTGCGGGCACCAACGCCGCTGACCCGGGCCATCTGGGACATGGTTTCAGGCTTGCTGCGCAGCATTTCCAGCAGGGTCGAATCGGGGAAGATGACATAAGGCGGCACGCCATGCTCTTCGGCCAGCTTGCGACGCAAGGCACGCAGGGCTTCCCACTGTTCGCGCTCTTCGCCACGCACCAGTTGACTGGCCGGGCTGCCGGAGCTGCCTTTGGAAGTGGTCTGGGGTTTCAGGTCGCGACGCAGTTCCAGCGTGACCTCGCCTCGCAACAGCGGGCGGCACGTGTCGCTCAGGCGCAGGCCGCCGTAGCCTTCCAGATCGATATCCGCCAGCCCGCGGGCCACCAGTTGCCGGAACAGGGAACGCCATTCGCCTTCGGAACGCGCCTTGCCGACGCCAAATACCGAAAGGTGCTGATGACCGAAACTCTCCACTTTGTCGTTGGACTTGCCCAGCAGAACGTCCACCAGATGGCCCACACCGTAACGCTGGCCGGTGCGGTAGATCGCCGACAGGGCCTGACGCGCAGGCTCGGTGGCATCCCAGGTCTGCACGCCGTCGACACAGTTGTCGCAATGGCCGCACGGGTTGGGCATGTCTTCATCGAAATAGGCCAGCAGCGTCTGGCGGCGGCAGCGGGTTTCTTCGCACAGCGCCAGCATGGCATCGAGCTTGTGCTGCTCCAGACGCTTGTGGCGCTCGTCGCCTTCGGAGTTCTGCAACATCTGCTTGAGCATCAGCACGTCTTGCAGCCCGTAGGCCATCCAGGCATCGGCGGGCAGGCCGTCACGGCCGGCGCGACCGGTTTCCTGGTAATACGCCTCAAGGGACTTGGGCAAATCCATGTGGGCGACAAAACGCACGTTGGGTTTGTCGATCCCCATGCCGAAGGCAATGGTGGCAACCATGATCAGGCCTTCCTCATTAAGGAAGCGTTTCTGGTTATGGGCACGAGTCTCGGCGGGCAGACCGGCATGGTAAGGCAGCGCCGGGTAGCCGTTATCACTGAGAAACACCGCCACTTCGTCGACTTTCTTGCGCGACAGACAGTAGACGATCCCGGCATCGCTGCGCCGCTCGGACAGAAACGCCAGCAACTGTTTGCGTGGCTGCTCCTTGGGCACGATGCGGTAGAAAATGTTGGGCCGGTCGAAGCTGGACAGGAAACGCTCGGCGTTCTGCAGGTGCAGGCGCGTAACGATTTCTTCACGGGTCCGCTTGTCGGCGGTTGCCGTCAGGGCGATGCGCGGCACATTCGGAAACAGCTCGGCCAGTTGCCCCAGTTGCAGGTATTCAGGCCGGAAGTCATGACCCCATTGAGAAACGCAGTGCGCCTCGTCGATGGCGAACAGGGCAATCTGCAGATTCTGCAGAAACGCCAGCATGCGCGGCTGAACCAGACGCTCAGGCGCGAGATAGAGCATCTTGACCTCGCCCAGGCGGATCCGGTTGGCCAGATCGCGCTGCTGTTCGGGGCTCAGGGTCGAGTTCAGCGAAGCAGCCGAAACCCCCAGCTCATCAAGGGTCGAGACCTGATCTTCCATCAGGGCAATCAGTGGTGAAACCACCACGCACAAACCATCACGCAACAGGCCCGGAACCTGAAAACACAAGGACTTGCCACCACCGGTCGGCATCAGAACCAATGCATCGCCACCGCTGGCCACGCGCTCAATAATGGCACCCTGACGGCCACGAAAACTGTCGTAGCCGAAGATGTCTTTAAGTACGCGTTGTGCCTGTTCGAGCATAAAAACCCCAGATTGTCCTGCTGCACTGCAAAGCCCGGCAGTATACCCGAGCGATCAACGGCAAAGGATGACCGGGACATGAGTGGTCAAAATTAACTGTGATCGACCTCTACGCTGGCGCCCCGGACGCGCAGGGCCTAGAATTCAGCATTGTTTTCTTTCCAAGGTAGTCCGTCCATGTCCTTCGCTGAGCAACTCACCCGCCTGCAAGTCTTCCTCGATGCAGATGAACTGCATGAAGAAGCACTGGACTACGTGGCCGCTCATGGCTATCTGACCGCCATTTCCATCTGTTCCGAGCAGGTTCCGGAGCGCGAGTGGATCGATGCGCTGTTCTCAGAACCGCCGCATTACGCCAGCGAAGCCCAGCGCGTCGAAATCGAAACCACCCTGAGCCTGCTGCAGGCGCATATCGCCCGCCAACTGGCTTCCGACGAAGAATTTGAACTGCCATGCGACCTGGATCTGGGCGACGAGCCGGACGATTCCGATCTGCGCGGCTGGTGCATCGGCTTCATGGAAGGTGTGTTCCTGCGTGAAAACGCCTGGTTCGAGAGCGCCGAAGAAGAAGTCAGCGAAATGCTGTTGCCGATCATGGTCGGTTCGGGCCTGTTCGACGAACAACCGGAGTTTTCCGACATCGCCTCGGACGCCAACCTGATGGACGACATGATCGTTCAGATCCCCGAAGCCCTAACCGCGCTGTACCTGCTGTGCCAGGCTCCGGACGAAAAACCGGCGATCCTCAAGCCTCGTCACCAC encodes:
- the recQ gene encoding DNA helicase RecQ, with protein sequence MLEQAQRVLKDIFGYDSFRGRQGAIIERVASGGDALVLMPTGGGKSLCFQVPGLLRDGLCVVVSPLIALMEDQVSTLDELGVSAASLNSTLSPEQQRDLANRIRLGEVKMLYLAPERLVQPRMLAFLQNLQIALFAIDEAHCVSQWGHDFRPEYLQLGQLAELFPNVPRIALTATADKRTREEIVTRLHLQNAERFLSSFDRPNIFYRIVPKEQPRKQLLAFLSERRSDAGIVYCLSRKKVDEVAVFLSDNGYPALPYHAGLPAETRAHNQKRFLNEEGLIMVATIAFGMGIDKPNVRFVAHMDLPKSLEAYYQETGRAGRDGLPADAWMAYGLQDVLMLKQMLQNSEGDERHKRLEQHKLDAMLALCEETRCRRQTLLAYFDEDMPNPCGHCDNCVDGVQTWDATEPARQALSAIYRTGQRYGVGHLVDVLLGKSNDKVESFGHQHLSVFGVGKARSEGEWRSLFRQLVARGLADIDLEGYGGLRLSDTCRPLLRGEVTLELRRDLKPQTTSKGSSGSPASQLVRGEEREQWEALRALRRKLAEEHGVPPYVIFPDSTLLEMLRSKPETMSQMARVSGVGARKLERYGEAFLEVLGGAAEAPRVVADVRHELISLARAGMTPAQIAGQLQCSEKNVYTMLAEAIGKQQLSLEQALDLPEDLLGEVQDAFLDGEGELPAVAEIAGMFTGRVPEGVLYCVRAALQSEFEM
- a CDS encoding UPF0149 family protein, producing MSFAEQLTRLQVFLDADELHEEALDYVAAHGYLTAISICSEQVPEREWIDALFSEPPHYASEAQRVEIETTLSLLQAHIARQLASDEEFELPCDLDLGDEPDDSDLRGWCIGFMEGVFLRENAWFESAEEEVSEMLLPIMVGSGLFDEQPEFSDIASDANLMDDMIVQIPEALTALYLLCQAPDEKPAILKPRHH
- a CDS encoding FimV/HubP family polar landmark protein, which codes for MLKSSQAVFESAGGTQRKVATSVHKSLLAASLVVSSLCYSTLASALGLGDITLHSALNQPLDAEIALLETGGLGPEDVVAKLASAEAFAKADVERSFFLNDLRFTPVIRGNRGVIRVVSSKPVTEPYLNFMVQLARPNGDQLRTYTLLLDPATTPEGQAAIRSRKQERAAQPAPETRMPVAPPAAREGKRYTVAEGDTLNGIARQVQEPQGKVSASQLAEGIRALNPQTFASGANAALKVGQVLLLPDAAAVPTGAAAAPVAKTAPTDAQAVEAQRTADQLAAAAIESQQLNRAVEDLKVTTQELQAQLAGKDKQITALRTELAQVQTRPAANPAVAPAAPVPVAAQPVQSDSFISWPLLLGAVVIVLLLLAFAYSKRRHQARKDLEPIVAPEEPLIKPAQSTILPVFEVPTIAEPQPVAAPAPAIKAPVAPRLAGAAPDALDGVSIYIAYGRFSEALGILRDALVKQPEREDIRIRMLELLAEQGDVAGFAREEEAALRHGVDAEKIQEIHARYPQMKVSEPPAVTAAVIAAVSAPLILEKSSQPEAPAAQLDETAAAALNPEQIDEFQLNLDDLSMDANWDLVDPFDAPPTRSKAAAPAEPAAPEVDPAFASNLTQLPEVFELPEDQFLSDYAEPEVIEPIEVIEPADSDALSDEFLDSFMDDDSEFDLLDLDEAPLTRINEAQVLIDEGDMEAAREILLQVIEESDEQHKQMARELLAGIS
- a CDS encoding MarR family transcriptional regulator, translated to MPLTDEHRFGMQLAHLTRGWRAELDRRLADLGLSQARWLVLLHLARHEEPPTQRELAQSIGVEGPTLARLLDSLEAQQLVQRQAVLEDRRAKKIVLSDAARPLIEKIETIANALRIELFEGVSEEELRVCMSVHARILANLERS